The genome window CTCTGGGAGAGGGTTAGGGTGAGGGTGAGGGCATACGCGATGGTCCTGTGTTGTGGAACTTCTGAGGCGGGAGGCTGACTGCACGAAAATGGAGACCGGGGTCAGAGTTCCCGTAGCTCTCGGCAGCCGGAGTTATCAGATTGTCGTCGGCAGCGGCGTGCTGAAGCAGGTGGGCGCGCTGTGCGGTGAGCTGCTGCCGAGTAGGCGAGTCATGATCGTCACCAATCCCGTCATCAATCGCCTCTATGGGACTACGGTTTCGACCTCGCTCCGGAAGGCCGGCTTTCAGACGGCAACAATAGAGATTCCCGCGGGCGAACGGGCCAAGTCGTTGCGGCAAGCGGCCCGCCTGTATCGCGCCTTCTTGCACAACCGGATGGATCGCCGCTCCATTGTGGTCGCCCTGGGCGGCGGGGTGATCGGCGACCTGGCCGGGTATGCGGCGGCGACCTTTCTGCGAGGTGTTCCGTTTGTGCAGATTCCAACGACGCTGCTGGCCCAGGTTGACAGCAGCGTCGGCGGCAAGGTCGCCGTCGATCTGCCCGAAGGAAAAAACCTGATCGGCGCCTTTTACCAGCCGTCACTGGTCGTCGCTGATGTTGAGACACTCAAGTCGTTGCCGCCGAGGCAGATGCGGGCCGGATTGGGCGAGGTGGTCAAATACGGCATGATCGCCGATCGGGAACTGTTCGGGTACGTTGAAACGTACCTGGACGCCATCCTCCGCGCGGAGGAAGAACCCCTGACCCATCTTGTGACCCGGTCGTGCGCAATTAAAGCGCAGATCGTCGAACAGGATGAACGGGAAGAGGGGATACGGGCTGTCCTCAACTTCGGGCATACGGTTGGTCACGCCCTCGAGACCATGGCGGGTTATCACCGACTCCTTCACGGTGAGGCGATCGCGATCGGCATGGTGGTGGCGACCATGCTGTCGGTGAACCGAGGCCTGTGCGAACGGGAAGATCTGGATCGACTGCGGACGCTCCTGACAAGGATCGGGCTCCCGACAAAGGCGACTGGTGATATGAAAAGCCTTGTATACACAATAGGTTATGACAAGAAGGTGAGAAATAGGGTGATATATTGTGTGCTAACCAAGGGGATCGGCCATGTGGCATTGGCGGCCCTTTCGGATCTCGCTGAACTAAGGGCGGCGATCCGTGCTGCGTGGAGCGTGTGATATGGGTGAGGCAGCGCGCAACGAGGGAAGACGGATCCTGGTGTTGAATGGCCCTAACTTGAACCTACTGGGTCGTCGCGAACCGGACCAGTATGGCCATACCACGTTGAAAGAGATTGAGGAAGATCTAAGGACCTATGCCGACTCACGAGGAGCCGAAATCCGTTTCGTTCAATCCAATCACGAAGGCGAGTTGATCGACGCCATCCACAAGGCCATGGGATGGGCCGATGCCATGATTGTGAACGCAGCCGCCTTGACCCATTCAAGTATCGGGCTGCGCGATGCGATCATTGCGGCGGCGATCCCGACGGTCGAGGTGCATCTGTCGAACATCTACCGTCGCGAAGAGTTCCGCCATCGTTCGCTGATTGCCGACGTGGCCGCCGGACAGATCACCGGATTCGGCGCCTTCAGTTATCGGTTGGGGATCGAGGCTGCCCTTCACCTGCTCGATACAAAGGGATCATAAGGTACAGGCTCACGTGCCGCTTACTCATGGAGAAAAGAGATGATGATTTCTGGAGGAGATCTACGCCCCGGGGTCAAGGTTGAACTGGACGGCATCCCCTACGTCGTAACCGACAATCAGTGGGTCAAACCCGGCAAAGGCGGCGCCTTCATGCGCACCAAGCTGAAGAATATGAAGACCGGCGGAATCATCGACCGCACCTTCAGAACCGAGGAGAAGCTTCCGAAGGCGGAGGTGGAGGATCGGAAGGTACAGTTTCTCTACCACGACGGCGATGTCTATCACTTTATGGACACCGAAAGTTTCGACCAGTTCACGATAGACGAGAAACAGCTCGGAGAAGCCAGCGGCTACCTCAAGGACGGGATGGTCATCTCAGTCCTGTCGTATCGCGGGGAGCCCGTTGACGTGGTGCTTCCGACCTTTGTCGAACTCAGGGTGACCGAGACCGAACCCGGCTTCCGGGGCGATACCGCGTCCGGCGGCTCCAAGCCGGCGACACTCGAGACCGGCGCCGTGATCCAGGTTCCGCTCTTCATTAACATCGATGATCTCCTTCGCGTCGACACGCGCACCGGCACCTATGTGGAGCGCGCCTGAGGACCTGTGATTTCTTCGAACACCTGCCGCCTGTGTGTCATCACCGACCCTTCGTTCGCGCGCGGGCTAAGTCACTTTGAGATTGTGGCGCGAGCCGTAGCGGGCGGCGCATCGATGATCCAGCTTCGGGACAAGGTGGCCGGACCACGTCAGCTTTTATCTGAGGCGCGCCGGATCGCCCAACTGTGCCGGGACCGCGGCGTCTGCTTTATTGTCAACGATAGACTGGATCTGGCGCTCGCCGCCGATGCCGACGGCGTCCACCTGGGACAGGACGACCTGCCGCCCAAGGCCGCCCGCGCCATCCTTAGTAAGGGCAAACTCCTGGGCGTGTCGACCCACTCCGTGGAGCAGGCCCTCGAAGCGGCAGAGCAGGGGGCCGATTATCTCGGCATAGGGCCGATCTTTGCAACCGGCACCAAGGCCACCGGGTACGAGCCAAAGGGCTGCGACATCATTCGACAACTCCGTGCTCGAATCGATCTGCCGTTGATCGCCATCGGCGGCATCACATTGAGCAATGTGGGAGAAGTCATTCAGGCTGGTGCCACCGGAGCCGCCGTCATCTCCGCTATCGTCGGCGCCGACGACATCACCGCCGCCACCGCCGCCTTCTCCGCTGCAATTCACCAAGCCGCCCAACCCCACCGATAGCCGTCCGGGTCGTGGCCTGGAAAGTCCCCCGTTCCCGCCATTCCCCCCTTTATAAAAGGGGGGCGAGGGGGGATTTCAAGGGGTTGGGGGGGATTTGACACTGGGGGGTATAACGTTCATGCCCATTGGCGCGCCACCGGCACGTGGGATACTACTTCGCAAAGCCTCCCGTGTCATTGCGAGGCGAAGCCGAAGCAATCTCACCGCTCTGCGCTGTCACCAATTACTCTCCATCGTAGACTTTGTATCAGCTTGTGACAAGGTAAACAAAGGATGAACTACCTCGCGGCTTGCCGCGAGGTATCCCCCCCCGTTCTGGCCCGTCATTCCGTGCTTGACACGGAATCCAGTCGGATCCTCTGGATACCGGCTTCCGCCGGTATGACGAACTCGCGGCAAGCCGAGGGGAATGAACCCTGATAGATTCAAAGAAGTGTTCTGACGAAGAAGGGGTGGGGGTGGGGTCATTGCGAGCGACCAACGGGAGCGCGGCAATCTCACCGTATTTGTGGTACTACGAAGAACGGCGAGACGGCTTCGGCTTCGCCTCGCAATGACGCGGACGCGGGACGTTCTGGGCAATCTCACCGTTCTGCGCTGTCAATCTTTACTCTCGGTCGTAGGCTTTCTCTTGAACTCCTCCTAAACCTTTGATACAGTCTCTCATCGTCTCCAATCTTTTTGTCGCCTGACGTCTTGTGACGAGCATGCGCCTCCTGACGCCTCAGAGAGCGAACTCAGTACGAAATCAGCGGTTGGATCGTCGACGCTGCCTGGCAGTGTACCCGTAACACCAGTCGGGGGAAGACCATGGATCCGGCGCAACTTGATTCGTTCAGGGTCGCCCGCTTTTCGCTCACGCTTGAGGCCAGGGATCGGTTGCGTCTCCCGCCGTACAAAGGCTCGGCCCTTCGCGGCGGCTTCGGTCACGTCTTTCGAAAAGTCGCCTGCACGGTTCGCGGCGGCGAGTGCCCGCCCTGCCTCCTGAAATCCGCCTGTCCCTACGCCTACATCTTTGAAACCCCGCCGCCGTCCGATTCCGCGATCCTGCGCAAATACCCTCACGCCCCGCATCCGTTCGTCATTGAACCCCCAGACGACGCGACCACGATGTACGAACCCGGCGCGCAGCTCACCTTCGGTCTGGTCCTGGTCGGCAAGGCGATCGACTACCTCCCGTACTTCATCTACGCCTTCGAAGAGCTGGGCCGACTGGGCATCGGACGAGATCGCGGCGCGTTTCGCCTGGCAGAGGCGCGGGGTGAAGCGGCGTCCGGCGAAGGCGACACCTGGCGGCCCATCTACAGCGGCGACAGCAAAATCTTAACCAACGGCTTCCTCATCCGCACCGCCCGCGACCTCTTTCACAATCACGAACACGCCCACGATCCCGTCCACGATCCCGTGGGTGCCCCCGTCCACGAACACGTCCACGATCACGAAGTGGTTCTCCACCTCCTCACGCCCATGCGTCTGCGATTCGACGAGGCCCTGGTCAACCACCTCGACTTCCACGTCCTGATCCGA of Candidatus Methylomirabilis lanthanidiphila contains these proteins:
- a CDS encoding elongation factor P, with the translated sequence MMISGGDLRPGVKVELDGIPYVVTDNQWVKPGKGGAFMRTKLKNMKTGGIIDRTFRTEEKLPKAEVEDRKVQFLYHDGDVYHFMDTESFDQFTIDEKQLGEASGYLKDGMVISVLSYRGEPVDVVLPTFVELRVTETEPGFRGDTASGGSKPATLETGAVIQVPLFINIDDLLRVDTRTGTYVERA
- a CDS encoding thiamine-phosphate pyrophosphorylase, with protein sequence MISSNTCRLCVITDPSFARGLSHFEIVARAVAGGASMIQLRDKVAGPRQLLSEARRIAQLCRDRGVCFIVNDRLDLALAADADGVHLGQDDLPPKAARAILSKGKLLGVSTHSVEQALEAAEQGADYLGIGPIFATGTKATGYEPKGCDIIRQLRARIDLPLIAIGGITLSNVGEVIQAGATGAAVISAIVGADDITAATAAFSAAIHQAAQPHR
- a CDS encoding 3-dehydroquinate synthase encodes the protein METGVRVPVALGSRSYQIVVGSGVLKQVGALCGELLPSRRVMIVTNPVINRLYGTTVSTSLRKAGFQTATIEIPAGERAKSLRQAARLYRAFLHNRMDRRSIVVALGGGVIGDLAGYAAATFLRGVPFVQIPTTLLAQVDSSVGGKVAVDLPEGKNLIGAFYQPSLVVADVETLKSLPPRQMRAGLGEVVKYGMIADRELFGYVETYLDAILRAEEEPLTHLVTRSCAIKAQIVEQDEREEGIRAVLNFGHTVGHALETMAGYHRLLHGEAIAIGMVVATMLSVNRGLCEREDLDRLRTLLTRIGLPTKATGDMKSLVYTIGYDKKVRNRVIYCVLTKGIGHVALAALSDLAELRAAIRAAWSV
- a CDS encoding 3-dehydroquinate dehydratase, translated to MGEAARNEGRRILVLNGPNLNLLGRREPDQYGHTTLKEIEEDLRTYADSRGAEIRFVQSNHEGELIDAIHKAMGWADAMIVNAAALTHSSIGLRDAIIAAAIPTVEVHLSNIYRREEFRHRSLIADVAAGQITGFGAFSYRLGIEAALHLLDTKGS